Proteins encoded within one genomic window of Glandiceps talaboti chromosome 3, keGlaTala1.1, whole genome shotgun sequence:
- the LOC144433018 gene encoding uncharacterized protein LOC144433018, giving the protein MSLRCEDCGILSPRVSLCQGDLHLCHKCNKKRFGSNYGVGNCNGGGMSNASTNCDTGRESTSINGTNATSLKSPTGGSVSTLNPVIIVNELLCFLTNKMDVMPHDILLKVCADFYDDSQIENAKKELFDLCSESTTSRFKRRQGQNKKTNNIHDMLILLHEVDPNVIPTFTAYNLGNLPPLTQNHVDISVIIQQLSSIKTEIACLKESAKLSSDIHSELKTEICSIRKTQQAVQSNKTSCLNSQCPISDNSEAHEIMSQTDEDETQVLKLFVPCNPSAQSSNISPKQSLEGKYPNNITITTAENTKSAAIESDGANEKDNVENQRQSYTEQSVKSYVDAVKSKPKDPHLSTENDSFTVVSRRKQLRRRPVIGTSVISDCPILGVDRQSVTDIFISRLAPNTTSNQIITYMKSTFNIDVNYEALNTKYNSYASFRVTARGISYKEIVRPEKWPCGVLIRKYFQGRRSQL; this is encoded by the coding sequence ATGTCCCTTCGATGTGAGGACTGTGGTATTCTCTCACCCAGAGTGTCTCTGTGTCAGGGTGACCTACACCTTTGTCATAAATGCAACAAGAAACGCTTTGGCAGTAACTATGGTGTTGGTAATTGCAATGGTGGTGGCATGAGCAACGCATCTACTAATTGCGACACAGGACGCGAATCCACCAGTATAAATGGTACTAATGCGACTTCATTGAAATCACCGACAGGTGGGTCAGTATCTACACTCAACCCTGTAATTATTGTCAACGAATTGTTATGttttttaacaaacaaaatggATGTGATGCCACATGACATTCTCCTGAAAGTATGTGCTGATTTCTATGATGATTCACAGATTGAAAATGCCAAGAAAGAGCTTTTCGATTTGTGCTCGGAATCAACGACCTCTCGGTTCAAACGAAGACAAGGacaaaataaaaagacaaataatATCCACGATATGTTAATTCTCCTTCATGAAGTTGATCCTAATGTGATACCCACCTTCACAGCTTACAACCTGGGCAATTTACCGCCTCTTACTCAGAACCATGTTGACATTTCCGTGATTATCCAACAATTGTCGTCTATAAAAACTGAAATTGCTTGTCTCAAGGAATCTGCAAAACTGTCGTCAGACATACACTCGGAACTCAAGACAGAAATATGTTCAATTCGTAAGACACAGCAGGCAGTACAATCAAATAAGACAAGCTGTTTGAATTCTCAGTGTCCTATATCCGACAATAGTGAAGCTCATGAAATCATGTCGCAAACCGATGAGGACGAGACTCAAGTTTTGAAGTTATTTGTCCCTTGTAATCCCAGCGCTCAGTCATCGAATATCTCGCCAAAACAGTCCCTTGAGGGAAAATATCCCAACAATATAACGATTACTACAGCAGAAAATACAAAAAGTGCTGCGATTGAGTCTGATGGTGCAAATGAGAAAGATAATGTTGAAAACCAGCGTCAGTCATATACTGAACAGTCTGTAAAATCATATGTTGATGCGGTCAAAAGTAAACCTAAGGACCCACATTTGTCAACTGAAAACGATTCATTCACAGTGGTCTCCAGGAGAAAACAGTTACGTCGTAGACCTGTCATCGGAACATCTGTTATATCTGACTGTCCCATCCTGGGAGTGGATCGTCAAAGTGTCActgatatatttataagtaGATTGGCTCCAAACACtacttcaaatcaaatcatcacTTACATGAAATCCACGTTCAATATCGATGTCAACTATGAAGCACTTAATACTAAATATAACTCTTATGCATCATTTCGCGTAACAGCTAGAGGTATTTCGTATAAGGAAATCGTTCGTCCAGAAAAATGGCCTTGCGGAGTGTTGATTCGTAAATATTTTCAAGGTCGTCGTTCACAACTTTAA